Within the Synergistaceae bacterium genome, the region CACAAACGTAGCGGCGATCGCACCGGTTGCACCTGTTTTGTTCTGCATTATTATCGTCTTTCCAAGATATTTCCCAGCCGCAGGAGCAATAGCCCTTGCGACATTATCCAGAGCACCGCCTGCACCCCACATTATGTATCCCTGAATGTTCTTCTCAGGATATGCGGCAAATGCAGTACCAGCCATGACAAGCAACATAAGCAATGTTATGCATGTTTTCTTCATTACCATCCGCTTCCTCTCATTTCCTGATTTCCTGTAACCTATAGCTTTAGTGTTTATATAATCCCGCGCCACTTTTTATACGTTTTTGTCTGAGTAAAGAGCATAATAATTATCGACATGGTCAGGAAAAGGCTGATCGGATTTGTAAAGAATCCTGTGATAAAAGGCACCAACTGATTCTCAGCGGCCTGCATAGTCCTGCGGTAATTCGCATCAAGCATGGGACCCAGGATAATGCCTAGTACCATTGGTCCTGTTGCATAACCATAAAGCCTCAT harbors:
- a CDS encoding tripartite tricarboxylate transporter permease, which translates into the protein IANIALFVLGMCSVRPFSKIIEIPKNIIMPVVIILSVIGTYAIQNSVVDVFYMVGFGILGYFMRLYGYATGPMVLGIILGPMLDANYRRTMQAAENQLVPFITGFFTNPISLFLTMSIIIMLFTQTKTYKKWRGII